A genome region from Nitrospira sp. includes the following:
- a CDS encoding MBL fold metallo-hydrolase has translation MPDTVVLNVDLADVWEERGRKKLIRTVAWGDEVTVLKVTGTYLEVSTTVFRKKPDGSILPEAITGYIEPSKTSPIKIADLTRPLATNQVLKVNFVDVQQGDGAVIESPDGKIILVDGGDNQMFARYLAGRFRDTTAEHPQPIDCILVTHGDADHFAGLPEILTSETNRTKRKRFFMQPKRVYHNGIVKRPSKMNNKAVPDTKLLGPTKTDNGHLYLVGLEDNLLDVADSEMNEPFREWKKTLAVYNSRSEVAFRRLQFGDNQAFEFFNRGDLRIETLGPITTTVNGQPALKFLGEPPKGPRIGHESLNDRDEGFTGHSASHTINGHSIVFRLVYGGFSFLFAGDLNDEASRFLAREHNRGSLNLRSEVFKVPHHGSADFSGAFIQAVSPILSVVSSGDESARKEYIHPRATLMGALGKWSRVPEPLIFVTELVAFFEEEGPSRLQDDKKAKKRGPFYGFSRTAYGLVKTRTDGKRLFVYTDSGNVQMKEAYAYDLDSSGVPQPTEVIRA, from the coding sequence ATGCCTGACACAGTCGTTCTGAATGTCGATTTGGCGGATGTGTGGGAAGAACGAGGACGGAAAAAGCTCATCCGAACGGTTGCCTGGGGCGACGAAGTGACCGTCTTGAAAGTAACCGGCACCTACCTTGAAGTCAGCACCACCGTCTTCCGCAAGAAACCGGACGGCAGCATCCTGCCTGAAGCCATCACCGGCTACATCGAACCAAGCAAGACTTCCCCCATCAAAATTGCCGATTTGACCAGGCCCCTCGCAACTAATCAGGTGCTGAAAGTAAATTTTGTCGATGTCCAGCAAGGCGACGGCGCGGTCATCGAGTCGCCGGACGGAAAAATCATCCTGGTCGATGGGGGAGACAACCAGATGTTTGCGCGCTACCTGGCTGGACGATTTCGCGACACGACGGCCGAGCATCCACAACCGATCGACTGCATCCTCGTCACCCACGGGGATGCCGACCATTTCGCCGGCCTCCCCGAGATTCTCACGTCGGAAACGAACAGGACAAAACGCAAACGCTTCTTCATGCAACCGAAGCGGGTCTACCACAACGGCATCGTGAAACGCCCAAGCAAGATGAACAACAAAGCTGTTCCCGACACGAAACTCTTGGGACCCACGAAGACCGACAACGGACACCTCTACCTCGTAGGGCTGGAGGACAATCTGCTCGACGTGGCCGACTCGGAGATGAACGAGCCGTTTCGCGAATGGAAAAAGACCTTGGCCGTGTACAACAGCCGCAGTGAAGTGGCGTTCCGGCGGCTCCAGTTCGGCGACAACCAGGCTTTTGAATTCTTCAACCGAGGCGATCTACGCATCGAAACCTTAGGGCCGATCACCACCACGGTGAACGGACAACCGGCGCTGAAATTTCTCGGTGAGCCACCGAAAGGACCGCGGATCGGTCATGAGTCCTTGAACGACCGCGACGAAGGCTTCACCGGTCATTCCGCCTCCCACACCATCAACGGCCATTCGATCGTCTTCCGTCTGGTCTATGGCGGGTTCAGCTTCTTGTTTGCTGGCGATCTCAACGATGAAGCCAGCCGGTTCCTAGCACGAGAACACAACCGAGGGAGCCTTAACTTGAGATCGGAAGTGTTCAAGGTGCCCCACCATGGATCAGCCGATTTCTCCGGCGCGTTCATTCAAGCGGTGTCACCGATCCTGAGCGTGGTGTCGAGCGGGGACGAAAGCGCGCGAAAAGAATACATCCATCCGCGAGCCACCCTCATGGGAGCCTTGGGTAAATGGTCACGAGTGCCCGAACCGCTCATCTTCGTCACCGAGTTGGTGGCGTTCTTTGAAGAGGAAGGCCCGTCCCGCCTGCAGGACGACAAGAAGGCCAAGAAACGTGGTCCGTTCTACGGCTTCAGCCGCACCGCCTACGGTCTCGTGAAAACACGCACCGACGGCAAACGTCTGTTTGTCTATACCGATAGCGGAAATGTCCAGATGAAAGAGGCCTACGCCTATGACCTGGATTCCTCCGGGGTGCCACAACCGACCGAGGTCATCCGCGCATGA
- a CDS encoding peptidylprolyl isomerase, translating into MIMQFQKKDPRATITTKFGEIKIKFYPDDAPRHVENFINLAKMGFYDDTTFHRVVPGFIIQGGDPLSKTPDRMSHGTGGPGFFLSPEPNDRPHKRGAISMAKMPRDGNSTRDFNDNGSQFFISLQDNGGLDRRYSIFGEIIRGIEIIDMIAKLPRDERDNPLEAIRMKVTVKE; encoded by the coding sequence ATGATTATGCAATTTCAGAAAAAAGATCCACGTGCCACCATCACCACCAAGTTCGGGGAGATCAAGATTAAGTTCTACCCGGACGATGCGCCACGCCATGTCGAAAACTTCATCAACCTGGCGAAGATGGGCTTCTATGACGACACCACGTTTCACCGCGTCGTGCCGGGGTTCATCATTCAGGGCGGCGATCCGCTGAGCAAGACGCCTGACCGGATGTCGCACGGCACCGGAGGACCCGGTTTCTTTCTCTCACCCGAGCCGAACGACCGGCCGCACAAGCGCGGCGCCATTTCCATGGCGAAAATGCCGCGCGACGGCAACAGTACCCGCGATTTCAACGACAACGGGTCGCAGTTCTTCATCTCGCTCCAGGACAACGGCGGATTGGATCGTCGCTATTCCATCTTCGGCGAAATCATCCGAGGGATCGAAATCATCGACATGATTGCGAAGCTGCCCCGCGACGAGCGCGATAATCCGCTTGAAGCCATTCGGATGAAGGTGACGGTGAAGGAATAG
- a CDS encoding Rieske 2Fe-2S domain-containing protein, with translation MGELIRIAGTADVKPGAGMVAEVNGKAIAVFNVDGAFYAIDNTCVHRGGPLGEGDVEGDVVSCPWHHWQFNVKTGSCINNPSAKVTVYEVTVEGTDIKVRL, from the coding sequence ATGGGCGAGTTGATCAGAATCGCAGGAACCGCCGACGTGAAGCCGGGAGCCGGTATGGTGGCGGAAGTGAACGGCAAGGCCATCGCCGTATTCAACGTGGATGGTGCCTTTTATGCCATCGACAATACCTGTGTCCATCGAGGCGGCCCACTAGGCGAGGGCGATGTCGAAGGCGATGTCGTGTCCTGCCCGTGGCACCACTGGCAGTTCAACGTGAAGACCGGAAGCTGCATCAACAATCCTTCGGCAAAAGTAACCGTATACGAAGTCACGGTGGAAGGCACCGACATTAAGGTCCGGCTGTAA
- a CDS encoding type II toxin-antitoxin system VapC family toxin — translation MKILLDSSGWIEFFTGGPLADRYAVYLTSRYDIITPTIVLYEVYKKIKRERGEETAILFSGRLHATQVVQLTESIAYLAADISLRHGLAMADAIVYATAQDQDAEVITGDSDLKDLPGVVYVK, via the coding sequence GTGAAGATTTTGTTGGATTCTAGCGGATGGATCGAATTCTTTACAGGCGGACCGTTGGCTGATCGCTACGCTGTGTATCTCACTTCCCGATACGACATCATCACGCCGACGATTGTGTTGTATGAGGTGTATAAGAAGATTAAACGCGAGCGTGGTGAGGAGACAGCCATATTATTCTCTGGACGACTTCATGCCACTCAGGTGGTGCAGCTCACTGAATCTATCGCCTATTTGGCTGCGGATATCAGCCTTCGGCACGGTTTGGCAATGGCTGATGCGATCGTCTATGCGACGGCTCAAGACCAGGATGCCGAGGTCATTACGGGTGATTCAGATCTTAAGGACCTACCCGGAGTGGTATACGTGAAGTAA
- a CDS encoding DUF4124 domain-containing protein, whose amino-acid sequence MFWVHLLLLTLVALLLPDGATAKVYRCQGANGRTILTDQPKGKPGCVAIDTATPSLPGGFTPPVEPDEPAQTELPANLILPFISDAPMVPHQPGPGDPVLSAPAAKEASEKAAPEAQRCSPRVNPLNPFAGVNCSPASGETPAEK is encoded by the coding sequence ATGTTCTGGGTTCACCTCCTGCTTCTCACCCTTGTCGCACTCCTCTTGCCGGACGGGGCAACCGCCAAGGTCTATCGTTGCCAAGGCGCCAATGGCCGCACCATCCTGACAGACCAGCCGAAGGGCAAACCAGGCTGCGTCGCGATCGACACGGCCACGCCCTCGCTCCCGGGAGGATTCACCCCGCCGGTGGAGCCGGACGAACCGGCACAGACTGAACTCCCGGCGAATTTGATTTTACCATTCATTTCGGATGCCCCGATGGTTCCTCACCAACCGGGCCCTGGCGATCCGGTTTTGTCAGCACCGGCTGCAAAGGAGGCCTCAGAAAAGGCCGCCCCCGAAGCGCAACGTTGCTCACCACGGGTCAACCCGCTGAATCCCTTCGCCGGCGTGAATTGTTCACCGGCCTCAGGCGAGACACCGGCGGAGAAGTAG
- the amrB gene encoding AmmeMemoRadiSam system protein B — MESTPTIAAKDPAQYPLLRNLQFSPIKEGEEQYIVLWDPTGLSKERLVLPLNYFFIVQHLDGEHSVQDIGAIYLKRFGEFLMPNKVEQLLADLDTKLFLEGQRTEQAKQQALDAYRHAPARLPQFAGRSYEADAAKLRAQINGFFTSKEGPEVKASEHAGKLIKGLVAPTYELKHAGPIYAWAYKELQEAQQPDLYVLIGTAYSGLEQPVAMTDKDFETPLGLVKVERTITDRLREQIPSAFTDELAHHNEHALEFQLPFLQESLGKDRAYTIVPILTSFSADSLRDPQIREQVETFLQVLKDALVATGKNYCVVVGAELAHIGMRYGDSAPPTDFSFHRCMQTDLEMLKHVENRDPEEFAKFIQKENDQRRISGFSPIYSLLRLIQAETGQVLRYDRGITDQYNSTVTYASMAFF, encoded by the coding sequence ATGGAATCAACGCCGACCATCGCCGCTAAAGATCCCGCGCAATATCCGCTGTTGCGCAACCTGCAATTCTCGCCCATCAAGGAAGGGGAGGAGCAGTACATCGTGCTCTGGGACCCCACCGGACTGAGCAAGGAACGACTGGTCCTGCCGTTGAACTATTTCTTCATCGTTCAGCATCTCGACGGGGAACACAGCGTCCAGGACATCGGTGCGATCTACCTGAAGCGGTTCGGCGAGTTCCTGATGCCGAACAAGGTCGAGCAGTTACTGGCCGATCTGGATACGAAATTATTCCTGGAAGGGCAGCGTACCGAACAGGCCAAGCAGCAGGCATTGGACGCCTATCGTCACGCCCCCGCCCGGTTGCCGCAGTTTGCAGGCCGCAGCTACGAAGCCGACGCCGCTAAACTTCGTGCCCAGATCAACGGCTTCTTCACGTCAAAAGAAGGACCGGAGGTCAAGGCATCGGAACATGCGGGCAAGCTCATCAAGGGCCTCGTCGCGCCGACCTACGAACTGAAACATGCCGGACCGATTTATGCCTGGGCTTACAAAGAATTGCAGGAAGCCCAGCAGCCGGACCTGTACGTGCTTATCGGCACCGCTTACTCGGGACTCGAACAACCCGTGGCGATGACGGACAAGGATTTCGAGACACCATTGGGGCTCGTGAAGGTCGAACGTACGATCACCGATCGACTGCGCGAGCAGATTCCTTCAGCTTTCACCGACGAATTGGCACACCACAATGAACATGCATTGGAATTTCAGCTGCCGTTCCTGCAAGAGAGTCTCGGCAAGGACCGGGCGTATACGATTGTTCCGATCCTCACATCGTTTTCAGCGGACAGCTTGCGCGATCCGCAAATACGGGAGCAGGTCGAGACGTTTCTTCAGGTCCTGAAGGACGCCCTCGTGGCCACCGGCAAAAACTACTGTGTCGTCGTGGGAGCGGAACTGGCCCACATCGGCATGCGCTACGGTGACTCCGCGCCGCCGACGGATTTCTCCTTCCACCGCTGCATGCAAACCGATCTCGAAATGCTCAAACATGTCGAGAACCGCGACCCGGAAGAATTCGCAAAATTCATTCAGAAAGAAAACGATCAACGCCGCATTTCCGGCTTCTCGCCGATCTACTCGTTGCTGCGTTTGATTCAAGCGGAGACGGGGCAGGTGTTGCGGTACGATCGCGGGATTACGGATCAGTATAATTCGACCGTCACGTATGCCAGCATGGCCTTCTTCTAG
- a CDS encoding Mrp/NBP35 family ATP-binding protein, translated as MAEQQGGAPPQEEAAAKPNIIPGVKHVLAISSGKGGVGKSTVSVNLAVALALTGAKVGLLDADIYGPNIPMMMGVEKAPEQQDGKIAPAESHGVKLISMGFFVPEDTAVVWRGPMVHTAIQQLFRDVLWGELDYLLIDLPPGTGDAQLTLTQLVSLSGAVTVTTPQEVALHDVRKGMMMFQKVNVPLLGIIENMSFFLCGHCGERTEIFSHGGGERAAEKLGIPFLGRVPIDPAIRAGGDTGNPIVVAKPDSPQAQAFREIAAKLAAALQTGEAGAAKSRIASLLDKIKRPATGH; from the coding sequence ATGGCTGAGCAACAAGGTGGCGCACCGCCGCAAGAAGAGGCGGCCGCCAAGCCCAATATTATTCCCGGCGTCAAACACGTCCTCGCCATCAGCAGCGGCAAGGGCGGCGTCGGCAAATCCACCGTATCCGTCAATCTGGCCGTTGCCCTTGCGCTCACCGGAGCCAAGGTGGGACTGCTGGATGCCGATATCTACGGCCCCAACATCCCGATGATGATGGGCGTCGAGAAAGCACCCGAACAGCAAGACGGTAAAATCGCCCCGGCGGAAAGCCACGGCGTCAAGCTGATCTCCATGGGCTTTTTTGTTCCTGAAGATACCGCCGTCGTGTGGCGTGGTCCGATGGTGCATACGGCCATCCAACAACTCTTCCGGGATGTCCTGTGGGGCGAGTTGGATTACCTGCTGATCGACCTGCCGCCGGGAACAGGCGACGCACAACTCACGCTGACGCAGTTGGTGTCTCTGTCGGGCGCCGTCACGGTCACGACTCCGCAAGAAGTGGCGCTCCACGACGTGCGCAAAGGTATGATGATGTTCCAGAAGGTGAACGTACCCTTGTTGGGCATCATCGAGAACATGAGCTTTTTCCTCTGCGGCCATTGCGGCGAACGCACTGAGATCTTCTCCCACGGGGGAGGAGAACGGGCGGCGGAGAAACTGGGCATTCCCTTCCTCGGACGGGTGCCCATCGATCCGGCTATTCGCGCCGGCGGCGATACGGGAAACCCGATCGTGGTCGCCAAGCCGGATTCCCCGCAGGCGCAGGCGTTTCGCGAGATCGCCGCGAAACTTGCCGCAGCGCTACAAACAGGCGAGGCAGGAGCGGCGAAGAGCCGGATTGCCAGTCTGTTAGACAAAATCAAACGTCCGGCCACCGGACACTGA
- a CDS encoding fatty acid desaturase — translation MADSTTQSVCWGTVALFTSITLLAFIGVPLFGYYYDYTVLDWVLLAVLYIVTGMGITVGYHRMITHRSFESRPWVKACLLVMGGWAVQNSALLWCADHIRHHAHTDEEADPYNASKGFWHSHVGWLFFDTPYREDRFAAKLRTDPMIMWQHRYYWVIVASGLLLPFAVGYLNGGFISGLGCFLLAGVLRTVLVLNSTFTINSLCHMVGTQPHGTQDSSRDSWLISFISFGEGYHNYHHTYSHDYRNGTKWYNFDPSKWLIYSLSLLGLTYNLHRERT, via the coding sequence ATGGCCGACTCGACCACACAATCTGTCTGCTGGGGCACCGTCGCCCTCTTCACTTCAATCACGTTGCTGGCCTTCATCGGCGTCCCGCTCTTCGGCTACTACTATGACTACACCGTGCTCGATTGGGTGCTGCTCGCCGTCCTCTATATCGTGACCGGCATGGGGATTACGGTCGGATACCACCGTATGATCACCCATCGTAGCTTCGAGAGTCGCCCCTGGGTGAAAGCCTGCCTGTTAGTGATGGGAGGGTGGGCCGTGCAGAACTCCGCCCTCTTGTGGTGCGCCGACCACATCCGCCACCATGCGCACACGGACGAAGAGGCCGATCCCTACAATGCGTCGAAGGGGTTCTGGCACAGCCATGTCGGCTGGTTGTTTTTCGATACCCCGTATCGTGAGGACCGGTTCGCCGCAAAATTACGCACTGACCCGATGATCATGTGGCAACACCGGTATTACTGGGTGATTGTCGCCTCCGGCTTGTTGTTGCCCTTCGCGGTCGGCTATCTGAACGGTGGATTCATCAGCGGACTGGGGTGTTTCCTGCTCGCCGGCGTGCTGCGGACGGTGCTGGTTCTGAACTCCACATTTACGATCAACTCCCTCTGCCATATGGTCGGCACCCAGCCGCACGGCACACAGGACAGCAGCCGCGACAGTTGGCTGATCTCGTTCATCAGCTTCGGCGAGGGCTACCACAACTATCACCACACCTATTCGCACGACTATCGAAACGGAACGAAATGGTACAACTTCGACCCGTCAAAATGGTTGATCTATTCCTTGTCTCTCCTGGGACTGACCTATAACCTGCACCGCGAACGCACCTAG
- a CDS encoding glutamate mutase L, protein MTEQPHAPATPATALPLNVIVATDCGSTTTKAILIEKVGEEYRQTYRGEAPTTVEAPFEDVTRGVLNAIAEIEELSGRTILDGDRIITPNQAAQGDPKRGVDIYVSTSSAGGGLQMMVTGVVQNMTGESAQRAALGAGAIVIDVLASNDGRLPYEKIERIRTMRPDMILMSGGTDGGAVTHVVEMAEYIAAADPRPRFGSTYRLPLVYAGNTDARPQIKTILGEKTALDFADNIRPVLERENLAPARNKIHDLFLEHVMQQAPGYKKLIEMAGAPIMPTPAAVGVIMETIAKREHINLIGVDIGGATTDVFSVFNGLFNRTVSANLGMSYSISNVLAEAGLDNIMRWVPFTIDEQTLRNRIKNKMVRPTTIPQSLDELQIEHAIAREALRLALIHHKSLATGLKGIQQERTISDVFEQRTSGKTLIDLLTLDLIVGSGGILSHAPRRIQSMLMMVDAYEPLGVTTLSVDSIFMMPHLGVLSTVNEQAATDVFVRDCMVYLGTCIAPIGQGKDGERCADYELAWPDGRMEKGQLAFGELKLFALTREQQATVTMQPAKQVDLGSGPGQSFTKTVQGGVVGLMLDGRGRPLQLPGQQAARVATLNRWYQAVGLYPTGS, encoded by the coding sequence ATGACGGAACAGCCTCACGCGCCCGCAACACCGGCAACGGCCCTTCCCCTGAACGTCATCGTCGCGACCGATTGCGGCAGCACCACCACCAAAGCCATTCTGATCGAAAAGGTCGGGGAGGAGTATCGCCAGACCTACCGTGGTGAAGCGCCGACGACCGTCGAAGCGCCGTTTGAAGACGTCACCCGAGGCGTCTTGAATGCCATCGCCGAGATCGAAGAATTGTCCGGGCGGACGATTCTGGACGGCGACCGCATCATCACCCCCAACCAAGCGGCGCAGGGCGATCCCAAGCGAGGCGTGGATATTTACGTGTCCACCAGCAGCGCCGGCGGCGGATTGCAGATGATGGTCACCGGCGTGGTACAGAACATGACGGGAGAAAGCGCTCAACGCGCCGCCCTCGGCGCCGGCGCTATCGTCATCGACGTCCTGGCCTCCAACGATGGACGGCTGCCGTACGAGAAGATCGAACGGATTCGAACCATGCGCCCGGACATGATCCTGATGTCCGGCGGCACCGACGGCGGCGCCGTGACCCATGTGGTGGAAATGGCGGAGTACATTGCCGCCGCCGATCCTCGACCGCGCTTCGGCAGTACCTACCGACTGCCGCTCGTGTACGCCGGCAACACAGACGCCCGCCCGCAAATCAAAACCATTCTCGGCGAAAAGACCGCCTTGGATTTCGCCGACAATATCCGGCCGGTCCTCGAGCGCGAAAACCTGGCGCCGGCCCGCAACAAGATCCATGACCTATTTCTCGAGCACGTCATGCAGCAGGCCCCCGGCTACAAGAAACTGATCGAGATGGCCGGCGCGCCCATCATGCCGACTCCGGCAGCAGTCGGCGTCATCATGGAGACGATTGCCAAACGCGAACACATCAATCTGATCGGCGTTGATATCGGCGGGGCCACCACCGACGTGTTCTCGGTCTTCAACGGACTCTTCAATCGCACGGTCAGCGCGAACCTCGGCATGTCCTACAGCATTTCCAACGTGCTGGCGGAAGCAGGGCTCGACAACATCATGCGCTGGGTGCCGTTTACCATCGACGAACAAACCCTGCGCAACCGCATCAAGAACAAGATGGTGCGGCCCACGACGATTCCGCAATCGCTCGATGAACTGCAGATCGAACATGCCATCGCGCGTGAAGCCTTGCGGCTGGCGTTGATTCACCACAAGTCACTCGCCACGGGGCTCAAAGGCATCCAGCAGGAACGCACTATTTCCGATGTGTTCGAACAGCGGACTTCCGGCAAAACCCTGATCGATCTGTTGACCCTGGATTTGATCGTCGGCAGCGGCGGCATCCTGTCGCATGCGCCACGCCGCATTCAATCCATGTTGATGATGGTCGATGCCTATGAACCACTCGGCGTCACGACACTCTCGGTTGACAGCATTTTCATGATGCCGCACCTCGGTGTGCTCTCGACCGTGAACGAGCAGGCTGCCACCGATGTATTTGTGCGGGATTGCATGGTGTATCTCGGCACCTGTATCGCTCCGATCGGGCAGGGAAAAGACGGGGAGCGCTGCGCCGACTATGAACTTGCGTGGCCGGACGGACGGATGGAGAAGGGCCAGCTCGCATTCGGAGAGCTCAAACTGTTTGCGCTGACGCGAGAGCAGCAGGCCACGGTGACAATGCAACCGGCCAAACAGGTTGATCTCGGCAGCGGACCAGGACAGTCGTTCACAAAAACAGTACAGGGTGGCGTGGTCGGCCTCATGCTCGACGGTCGTGGTCGCCCCTTACAATTACCAGGCCAACAGGCTGCCCGTGTCGCCACCTTGAACAGATGGTACCAGGCAGTCGGACTGTACCCGACGGGGAGCTAA
- a CDS encoding DUF6754 domain-containing protein encodes MSRVPHYLRLLSLALAMLACLPSFLPAQTLPQRLRVIDTPSDGGGSLTVLWAPSANDSATWKYQILLHEGSVPADPSAWKVVAEFPANTRYVREGKTAWWTRSGDPGDHLFLLKNGKGVELKANQAYAVTVAAANGQERVIALPIVASPEPNWMNWNQLNNLVLALMFGGVVFYAINLARRKEIFLRRIPGLDAVDEAIGRATELGKPILYMTGAHDMNDPSTIAAAVILGRVAKKAAAYETELLVPHREPITMAVCQEITKQAYMEAGKPDLFKEDANFFITSDQFSYTAAVDGIMLRRKPAANFFMGSYFAESLLLTETGASTGAIQIAGTDSDHQLPFFVTTCDYTLIGEELYAASAYLSKEPIQIGTLRGQDLGKAFVLVVIGIGTVLATLAVVTGNNWAQPLLDLFKDLK; translated from the coding sequence ATGAGCCGCGTGCCACACTACCTTCGCCTCCTCTCTCTGGCCCTCGCGATGCTCGCGTGCCTGCCGTCGTTCCTCCCGGCACAAACCCTCCCGCAGCGCCTTCGGGTCATCGATACCCCCAGCGATGGGGGCGGCAGTCTCACAGTCCTCTGGGCTCCCTCGGCAAACGACAGCGCCACGTGGAAATATCAAATCCTGCTGCATGAGGGTAGCGTGCCGGCAGACCCGTCCGCATGGAAAGTCGTCGCCGAATTTCCGGCAAACACCCGCTATGTTCGCGAGGGCAAGACCGCCTGGTGGACGAGGTCCGGCGACCCCGGCGATCATCTCTTCCTGCTCAAGAACGGGAAGGGCGTCGAGCTGAAAGCCAACCAAGCCTATGCCGTCACAGTGGCTGCCGCGAACGGTCAGGAACGGGTGATCGCCCTACCGATCGTCGCCTCGCCGGAACCGAACTGGATGAATTGGAACCAACTCAACAATCTAGTGCTGGCCTTGATGTTCGGGGGCGTCGTGTTCTACGCCATCAACCTGGCCAGGCGGAAAGAGATTTTCTTACGGCGGATTCCCGGGCTCGATGCCGTCGATGAAGCCATCGGGCGCGCGACGGAATTGGGCAAACCGATTCTCTACATGACCGGGGCGCACGATATGAACGATCCCTCGACGATCGCCGCCGCCGTCATCCTAGGGCGTGTCGCCAAGAAGGCCGCCGCCTATGAAACCGAACTGCTGGTGCCGCACCGCGAGCCGATCACCATGGCCGTGTGCCAGGAAATTACCAAACAAGCGTACATGGAAGCCGGCAAGCCGGACCTCTTCAAGGAGGACGCAAACTTTTTCATCACGAGCGATCAGTTCAGCTACACCGCGGCGGTGGACGGCATCATGCTTCGCCGGAAACCGGCGGCCAACTTTTTCATGGGTTCGTACTTTGCGGAATCGCTGCTCCTGACCGAAACCGGCGCCAGCACCGGAGCGATTCAAATCGCCGGGACGGACTCCGATCACCAGCTGCCGTTTTTCGTGACGACCTGCGACTACACGTTGATCGGTGAGGAACTGTATGCCGCCAGCGCCTACCTGTCGAAAGAGCCGATCCAGATCGGCACCCTGCGCGGGCAAGACCTGGGGAAGGCCTTCGTGTTGGTTGTCATCGGAATCGGAACAGTGCTGGCCACGCTCGCCGTCGTCACAGGCAACAATTGGGCACAGCCGCTGCTCGACCTCTTCAAGGATCTCAAATGA
- a CDS encoding AbrB/MazE/SpoVT family DNA-binding domain-containing protein: MTTISTKFQIVIPKDVREKLHLSPQQRLQVLEKGGVITLVPEVPLKLLKGALKGMSKTGIREKKDRL, from the coding sequence ATGACCACCATTTCGACGAAGTTTCAAATTGTGATCCCCAAAGACGTGCGGGAAAAGCTTCACCTGAGTCCTCAGCAGCGCCTGCAAGTCCTGGAAAAAGGCGGAGTAATTACCCTTGTTCCGGAAGTGCCGCTTAAGTTACTGAAGGGGGCCCTCAAGGGAATGTCCAAAACAGGCATTCGGGAGAAGAAGGATCGGCTGTGA